Proteins from a single region of Lepus europaeus isolate LE1 chromosome 4, mLepTim1.pri, whole genome shotgun sequence:
- the LOC133758792 gene encoding protocadherin alpha-6-like, giving the protein MEKQEVFHMVFTSEGKLGTRCLLPWLLLLAAWRAGSAQLRYSVPEEAQHGTFVGRLAQDLGLPLAELVPRLFRVASRAGGDLLEVNVQNGILFVNARMDREALCGRSAECSVHLEVVVERPLQVFHVEVEVRDVNDNPPVFSVKEQKLSIPESRLLDSRFPLEGASDADTGANAVLTYKLSPSEFFALDVKTNSDDNTQIGLVLRKSLDREEVPEHNLLLVATDGGKPELTGSVQLRITVLDVNDNAPSFQHSEYKVRIFENSDNGTTVIRLNASDPDEGTNGAISYAFNSLVSPLVLARFAIDPNTGEVVIQGNLDFEEMNSYRIRVDATDKGHPPMAGHCTVLVKVVDVNDNTPEISITSLSLPIREDAPVGTVVALVSVSDRDSGANGQVSCALTPDVPFRLLSTFRNYYSLVLESGLDRELVSGYGVVVTARDAGSPALRASASVWVEVADVNDNAPAFAQAEYTVFVRENNAPGCHLVTVSARDADARENARVSYSLVERRVGERLLSSYVSVHAESGRVHALQPLDREELELLRFEVSARDAGVPALGSNVTLQVFVLDENDHAPWVLPRGAGGPASEAVPVWVSRSAGAGHVVAKVRAVDADAGYNAWLSYELQAAPNANANGAAAAAAAAGGARLPFRVGLYTGEISTTRSLDEADLARQRLLVLVKDHGEPALTATATVLLSLVDGGQAPAGVASSSRAAGAAAAGGAAALLDVNASLIVAICAVSSLLVLTLVVWTALRCWAPAAEGACGPGQPALVCASAVGSWSCSQRRRQRVSGGEGAPKADLMAFSPGLPPGLQSADVGEPRDLKVDHCDQIQDKYRPPRVCGEDTPCVVLPWRTQEEGPDDSDNFTSF; this is encoded by the coding sequence ATGGAAAAACAAGAGGTATTTCACATGGTTTTTACATCTGAAGGGAAACTGGGAACGCGGTGCctgctgccctggctcctgctgctggcAGCCTGGCGGGCGGGCAGCGCCCAGCTGCGCTACTCGGTCCCCGAGGAGGCCCAGCACGGCACGTTCGTGGGCCGCCTGGCGCAGGACCTGGGGCTGCCGCTGGCCGAGCTGGTGCCGCGCCTGTTCCGGGTGGCGTCCCGTGCCGGCGGGGACCTGCTGGAGGTGAACGTGCAGAACGGCATCCTGTTCGTGAACGCGCGGATGGACCGCGAGGCGCTGTGCGGTCGGAGCGCGGAGTGCAGCGTGCacctggaggtggtggtggagcgGCCGCTGCAGGTGTTCcacgtggaggtggaggtgagggacGTCAACGACAACCCGCCCGTGTTCTCCGTGAAGGAACAAAAGCTCTCCATACCCGAGTCTAGACTGCTGGATTCGCGGTTTCCGTTAGAGGGCGCGTCGGACGCAGATACCGGAGCTAACGCAGTTTTAACCTACAAGCTTAGCCCCAGCGAGTTCTTTGCGCTAGATGTGAAAACGAACAGTGATGATAACACACAAATTGGGCTCGTGTTGAGAAAGTCCTTGGACAGAGAGGAGGTACCTGAACATAACTTGCTCCTGGTGGCCACCGATGGAGGCAAACCCGAGCTCACGGGCAGTGTCCAGCTGCGGATCACGGTGTTGGACGTGAATGACAACGCGCCCAGTTTCCAACACTCCGAATACAAAGTAAGGATATTTGAAAACTCAGACAACGGAACAACTGTCATCAGACTGAATGCCTCTGATCCGGATGAGGGGACAAATGGGGCGATTTCGTACGCCTTCAATAGCCTTGTTTCACCCTTGGTCCTTGCCCGCTTTGCCATAGATCCCAACACAGGGGAGGTAGTGATTCAAGGGAATTTGGATTTTGAAGAAATGAATTCATACAGGATCCGCGTCGACGCGACGGACAAAGGCCACCCCCCGATGGCAGGACACTGCACCGTTTTAGTGAAAGTTGTGGATGTCAATGATAACACTCCAGAAATTTCAATAACGTCTCTGTCACTGCCCATCCGAGAGGACGCTCCGGTGGGCACGGTGGTCGCCTTGGTCAGCGTGTCCGACCGCGACTCGGGCGCCAACGGGCAGGTGAGCTGCGCCCTGACGCCCGACGTGCCCTTCCGGCTGCTGTCGACCTTCAGGAACTACTACTCGCTGGTGCTGGAGAGCGGGCTGGACCGCGAGCTGGTGTCGGGCTACGGCGTGGTGGTGACGGCGCGCGACGCGGGCTCGCCGGCGCTGCGGGCGTCGGCCAGCGTGTGGGTGGAGGTGGCGGACGTGAACGACAACGCGCCCGCGTTCGCGCAGGCCGAGTACACGGTGTTCGTGAGGGAGAACAACGCGCCGGGCTGCCACCTGGTGACGGTGTCGGCGCGCGACGCGGACGCGCGGGAGAACGCGCGCGTGTCGTACTCGCTGGTGGAGCGGCGCGTGGGCGAGCGCTTGCTGTCGAGCTACGTGTCGGTGCACGCGGAGAGCGGGCGCGTGCACGCGCTGCAGCCGCTGGACcgcgaggagctggagctgctgcgcTTCGAGGTGAGCGCGCGCGACGCGGGCGTGCCGGCGCTGGGCAGCAACGTGACGCTGCAGGTGTTCGTGCTGGACGAGAACGACCACGCGCCGTGGGTGCTGccgcggggcgcgggcgggccGGCGAGCGAGGCGGTGCCGGTGTGGGTGTCGCGGTCGGCGGGCGCGGGCCACGTGGTGGCGAAGGTGCGCGCGGTGGACGCGGACGCCGGCTACAACGCGTGGCTGTCGTACGAGCTGCAGGCGGCGCCCAATGCGAATGCGAatggggcggcggcggcggcggcggcggcgggcggggcgcggcTCCCGTTCCGCGTGGGGCTGTACACGGGCGAGATCAGCACGACGCGCAGCCTGGACGAGGCGGACTTGGCGCGCCAgcggctgctggtgctggtgaaGGACCACGGCGAGCCCGCGCtgacggccacggccacggtgcTGCTGTCGCTGGTGGACGGCGGGCAGGCGCCGGCGGGGGTGGCGTCCTCGTCGCGGGCGGCGggtgcggcggcggcgggcggcgcggcgGCGCTGCTGGACGTGAACGCGTCCCTGATCGTGGCCATCTGCGCCGTGAGCAGCCTGCTGGTGCTGACGCTGGTGGTGTGGACGGCGCTGCGGTGCTGGGCGCCGGCCGCGGAGGGCGCGTGCGGGCCGGGGCAGCCGGCGCTGGTGTGCGCGAGCGCGGTGGGGAGCTGGTCGTGCTCGCAGCGGAGGCGGCAGCGGGTGAGCGGCGGCGAGGGCGCGCCCAAGGCCGACCTCATGGCCTTCAGCCCTGGCCTTCCTCCGGGTCTTCAATCAGCAGATGTCGGGGAACCGCGAGATTTAAAAGTGGATCATTGCGACCAA